A single region of the Triticum dicoccoides isolate Atlit2015 ecotype Zavitan chromosome 2B, WEW_v2.0, whole genome shotgun sequence genome encodes:
- the LOC119364053 gene encoding 60S ribosomal protein L35-2-like, whose product MARIKVHELRGKNKAELQGQLKDLKAELSLLRVAKVTGGAPNKLSKIKVVRTSIARVLTVISQKQKSALREAYKNKRLPLDLRPKKTRAIRRRLTKHQLSLKTEREKKREKYFPMRKYAIKA is encoded by the exons ATGG CCCGGATCAAGGTGCACGAGCTGAGGGGGAAGAACAAGGCGGAGCTGCAGGGCCAGCTCAAGGACCTCAAGGCGGAGCTCTCCCTCCTCCGCGTCGCCAAGGTCACCGGCGGCGCCCCCAACAAGCTCTCCAAGAT CAAGGTGGTGCGCACCTCGATTGCGAGGGTGCTCACGGTGATCTCGCAGAAGCAGAAGTCGGCGCTGAGGGAGGCGTACAAGAACAAGCGTCTCCCGCTCGACCTCCGCCCCAAGAAGACCCGCGCCATCCGCAGGCGTCTCACCAAGCACCAG CTCTCTTTGAAGACGGAGAGGGAGAAGAAGCGCGAGAAGTACTTCCCCATGAGGAAGTATGCTATCAAGGCCTAG
- the LOC119364052 gene encoding protein DETOXIFICATION 16-like isoform X3 encodes MASSLDTLCGQAFGAKQYYLLGIYKQRAILVLTLVSAVVAVVWAYTGQILLLFGQDPEIAMGAGSYIRWMIPALFVYGPLQCHVRFLQTQNIVLPVMASSGVTALSHVLVCWLLVYKLGLGNKGAALANAISYLANVSILALHIRLSPSCKSTWTGVSREAFRGIVSFMKLAVPSALMVCLEWWSFELLVLLSGLLPNPKLEASVLSISLNTGSLAFMIPFGLGAAISTRVSNELGAGRPEAARLATRVIMVLGLATGVSLGLIMISVRNLWGYAYSNEKEVVEYIARMMPILSVSIVFDDLQCVLSGVVRGCGLQKIGACVNLSAYYLVGIPAALCFAFVYHLGGMGLWFGIICGLVVQMMLLLAITMCTNWDKEALKAKDRVFSSSLPHDMTT; translated from the exons ATGGCGAGCAGCTTGGACACACTTTGTGGGCAAGCCTTCGGGGCAAAACAGTACTACCTGCTCGGCATCTACAAGCAGAGGGCCATCCTTGTGCTCACTCTGGTGAGCGCTGTGGTTGCAGTGGTCTGGGCCTACACCGGGCAGATCCTCCTGCTCTTCGGCCAGGACCCGGAGATCGCCATGGGGGCGGGGAGCTACATCCGGTGGATGATTCCGGCACTGTTCGTCTACGGGCCGCTGCAGTGCCACGTCCGGTTCCTCCAGACGCAGAACATCGTCCTCCCGGTGATGGCGAGCTCCGGCGTCACGGCACTGAGCCACGTGCTCGTGTGCTGGTTGCTGGTGTACAAGCTTGGGCTGGGCAACAAGGGCGCTGCCCTGGCCAACGCCATCTCGTACCTGGCCAATGTGTCAATCCTGGCTCTCCACATCAGGCTCTCTCCATCCTGCAAGAGCACATGGACAGGGGTCTCAAGGGAGGCGTTCCGCGGCATCGTCAGCTTCATGAAGCTCGCCGTGCCATCTGCGCTCATGGTTTG CTTAGAGTGGTGGTCGTTTGAGCTGCTGGTGCTTCTCTCCGGACTTCTCCCAAATCCTAAGCTCGAGGCATCGGTACTGTCCATCAG CTTAAACACAGGTTCGTTGGCATTCATGATCCCCTTCGGGCTTGGGGCAGCCATAAG TACCCGTGTCTCAAACGAGCTTGGTGCTGGGCGACCGGAAGCTGCCCGTCTGGCTACTCGTGTGATTATGGTTCTGGGTCTCGCAACGGGTGTGTCGCTAGGACTTATTATGATTTCGGTGCGCAATCTATGGGGGTATGCCTACAGCAACGAGAAGGAAGTGGTGGAGTACATTGCAAGGATGATGCCTATTCTCTCCGTGTCCATCGTTTTCGACGATCTGCAATGTGTTCTTTCAG GTGTTGTTAGGGGCTGTGGCTTGCAGAAGATCGGTGCTTGTGTCAACCTCAGTGCATACTACCTTGTCGGCATCCCGGCGGCGCTATGCTTTGCCTTTGTCTACCATCTTGGCGGAATG GGGCTGTGGTTCGGAATAATCTGCGGACTAGTCGTGCAGATGATGTTGCTGCTGGCCATTACCATGTGCACCAACTGGGATAAAGAG GCTCTCAAGGCAAAGGACAGAGTCTTCAGTTCGTCCCTGCCTCATGACATGACGACATGA
- the LOC119364052 gene encoding protein DETOXIFICATION 16-like isoform X1, with translation MRSEQEREISSMSPTMEEPLVDKTGGPKESLVVTEVKKQLYLAGPLIAGCLLQNVVQMISVMFVGHLGELALSSASIATSFAGVTGFSLLAGMASSLDTLCGQAFGAKQYYLLGIYKQRAILVLTLVSAVVAVVWAYTGQILLLFGQDPEIAMGAGSYIRWMIPALFVYGPLQCHVRFLQTQNIVLPVMASSGVTALSHVLVCWLLVYKLGLGNKGAALANAISYLANVSILALHIRLSPSCKSTWTGVSREAFRGIVSFMKLAVPSALMVCLEWWSFELLVLLSGLLPNPKLEASVLSISLNTGSLAFMIPFGLGAAISTRVSNELGAGRPEAARLATRVIMVLGLATGVSLGLIMISVRNLWGYAYSNEKEVVEYIARMMPILSVSIVFDDLQCVLSGVVRGCGLQKIGACVNLSAYYLVGIPAALCFAFVYHLGGMGLWFGIICGLVVQMMLLLAITMCTNWDKEALKAKDRVFSSSLPHDMTT, from the exons ATGAG GTCAGAACAAGAGCGTGAGATTTCAAGTATGTCGCCAACCATGGAGGAGCCCCTTGTTGACAAGACAGGAGGGCCAAAAGAGAGCTTGGTGGTGACTGAGGTCAAGAAGCAGCTGTACCTGGCCGGGCCTCTCATCGCCGGATGCCTGCTGCAGAACGTCGTGCAGATGATCTCGGTCATGTTCGTCGGCCATCTCGGTGAGCTCGCTCTCTCGAGTGCCTCCATCGCCACCTCCTTTGCCGGTGTCACCGGCTTCAGCTTGTTG GCTGGCATGGCGAGCAGCTTGGACACACTTTGTGGGCAAGCCTTCGGGGCAAAACAGTACTACCTGCTCGGCATCTACAAGCAGAGGGCCATCCTTGTGCTCACTCTGGTGAGCGCTGTGGTTGCAGTGGTCTGGGCCTACACCGGGCAGATCCTCCTGCTCTTCGGCCAGGACCCGGAGATCGCCATGGGGGCGGGGAGCTACATCCGGTGGATGATTCCGGCACTGTTCGTCTACGGGCCGCTGCAGTGCCACGTCCGGTTCCTCCAGACGCAGAACATCGTCCTCCCGGTGATGGCGAGCTCCGGCGTCACGGCACTGAGCCACGTGCTCGTGTGCTGGTTGCTGGTGTACAAGCTTGGGCTGGGCAACAAGGGCGCTGCCCTGGCCAACGCCATCTCGTACCTGGCCAATGTGTCAATCCTGGCTCTCCACATCAGGCTCTCTCCATCCTGCAAGAGCACATGGACAGGGGTCTCAAGGGAGGCGTTCCGCGGCATCGTCAGCTTCATGAAGCTCGCCGTGCCATCTGCGCTCATGGTTTG CTTAGAGTGGTGGTCGTTTGAGCTGCTGGTGCTTCTCTCCGGACTTCTCCCAAATCCTAAGCTCGAGGCATCGGTACTGTCCATCAG CTTAAACACAGGTTCGTTGGCATTCATGATCCCCTTCGGGCTTGGGGCAGCCATAAG TACCCGTGTCTCAAACGAGCTTGGTGCTGGGCGACCGGAAGCTGCCCGTCTGGCTACTCGTGTGATTATGGTTCTGGGTCTCGCAACGGGTGTGTCGCTAGGACTTATTATGATTTCGGTGCGCAATCTATGGGGGTATGCCTACAGCAACGAGAAGGAAGTGGTGGAGTACATTGCAAGGATGATGCCTATTCTCTCCGTGTCCATCGTTTTCGACGATCTGCAATGTGTTCTTTCAG GTGTTGTTAGGGGCTGTGGCTTGCAGAAGATCGGTGCTTGTGTCAACCTCAGTGCATACTACCTTGTCGGCATCCCGGCGGCGCTATGCTTTGCCTTTGTCTACCATCTTGGCGGAATG GGGCTGTGGTTCGGAATAATCTGCGGACTAGTCGTGCAGATGATGTTGCTGCTGGCCATTACCATGTGCACCAACTGGGATAAAGAG GCTCTCAAGGCAAAGGACAGAGTCTTCAGTTCGTCCCTGCCTCATGACATGACGACATGA
- the LOC119364052 gene encoding protein DETOXIFICATION 16-like isoform X2 produces MSPTMEEPLVDKTGGPKESLVVTEVKKQLYLAGPLIAGCLLQNVVQMISVMFVGHLGELALSSASIATSFAGVTGFSLLAGMASSLDTLCGQAFGAKQYYLLGIYKQRAILVLTLVSAVVAVVWAYTGQILLLFGQDPEIAMGAGSYIRWMIPALFVYGPLQCHVRFLQTQNIVLPVMASSGVTALSHVLVCWLLVYKLGLGNKGAALANAISYLANVSILALHIRLSPSCKSTWTGVSREAFRGIVSFMKLAVPSALMVCLEWWSFELLVLLSGLLPNPKLEASVLSISLNTGSLAFMIPFGLGAAISTRVSNELGAGRPEAARLATRVIMVLGLATGVSLGLIMISVRNLWGYAYSNEKEVVEYIARMMPILSVSIVFDDLQCVLSGVVRGCGLQKIGACVNLSAYYLVGIPAALCFAFVYHLGGMGLWFGIICGLVVQMMLLLAITMCTNWDKEALKAKDRVFSSSLPHDMTT; encoded by the exons ATGTCGCCAACCATGGAGGAGCCCCTTGTTGACAAGACAGGAGGGCCAAAAGAGAGCTTGGTGGTGACTGAGGTCAAGAAGCAGCTGTACCTGGCCGGGCCTCTCATCGCCGGATGCCTGCTGCAGAACGTCGTGCAGATGATCTCGGTCATGTTCGTCGGCCATCTCGGTGAGCTCGCTCTCTCGAGTGCCTCCATCGCCACCTCCTTTGCCGGTGTCACCGGCTTCAGCTTGTTG GCTGGCATGGCGAGCAGCTTGGACACACTTTGTGGGCAAGCCTTCGGGGCAAAACAGTACTACCTGCTCGGCATCTACAAGCAGAGGGCCATCCTTGTGCTCACTCTGGTGAGCGCTGTGGTTGCAGTGGTCTGGGCCTACACCGGGCAGATCCTCCTGCTCTTCGGCCAGGACCCGGAGATCGCCATGGGGGCGGGGAGCTACATCCGGTGGATGATTCCGGCACTGTTCGTCTACGGGCCGCTGCAGTGCCACGTCCGGTTCCTCCAGACGCAGAACATCGTCCTCCCGGTGATGGCGAGCTCCGGCGTCACGGCACTGAGCCACGTGCTCGTGTGCTGGTTGCTGGTGTACAAGCTTGGGCTGGGCAACAAGGGCGCTGCCCTGGCCAACGCCATCTCGTACCTGGCCAATGTGTCAATCCTGGCTCTCCACATCAGGCTCTCTCCATCCTGCAAGAGCACATGGACAGGGGTCTCAAGGGAGGCGTTCCGCGGCATCGTCAGCTTCATGAAGCTCGCCGTGCCATCTGCGCTCATGGTTTG CTTAGAGTGGTGGTCGTTTGAGCTGCTGGTGCTTCTCTCCGGACTTCTCCCAAATCCTAAGCTCGAGGCATCGGTACTGTCCATCAG CTTAAACACAGGTTCGTTGGCATTCATGATCCCCTTCGGGCTTGGGGCAGCCATAAG TACCCGTGTCTCAAACGAGCTTGGTGCTGGGCGACCGGAAGCTGCCCGTCTGGCTACTCGTGTGATTATGGTTCTGGGTCTCGCAACGGGTGTGTCGCTAGGACTTATTATGATTTCGGTGCGCAATCTATGGGGGTATGCCTACAGCAACGAGAAGGAAGTGGTGGAGTACATTGCAAGGATGATGCCTATTCTCTCCGTGTCCATCGTTTTCGACGATCTGCAATGTGTTCTTTCAG GTGTTGTTAGGGGCTGTGGCTTGCAGAAGATCGGTGCTTGTGTCAACCTCAGTGCATACTACCTTGTCGGCATCCCGGCGGCGCTATGCTTTGCCTTTGTCTACCATCTTGGCGGAATG GGGCTGTGGTTCGGAATAATCTGCGGACTAGTCGTGCAGATGATGTTGCTGCTGGCCATTACCATGTGCACCAACTGGGATAAAGAG GCTCTCAAGGCAAAGGACAGAGTCTTCAGTTCGTCCCTGCCTCATGACATGACGACATGA